One genomic segment of Streptococcus salivarius includes these proteins:
- a CDS encoding phosphoribosylformylglycinamidine synthase — protein sequence MDKRIFVEKKADFRVKSQSLVKELKHNLQLKTLNDLRIVQVYDVFNLAEDLFARAEKHIFSEQVTDTVLDEAAVKADLEKYAFFAIESLPGQFDQRAASSQEALLLLGSSNDVTVNTAQLYLVNKDIDANELEAVKNYLLNPVDSRFKDITVGIAKQDFSESDKTIPSLDFFETYTAEDFSKYKAEQGLAMEVDDLLFIQDYFKSIGRVPTETELKVLDTYWSDHCRHTTFETELKNIDFSASKFEKQLQATYDKYIAMRDELGRTEKPQTLMDMATIFGRYERANGRLDDMEVSDEINACSVEIEVDVNGVKEPWLLMFKNETHNHPTEIEPFGGAATCIGGAIRDPLSGRSYVYQAMRISGAGDITTPIAETRAGKLPQQVISKTAAHGYSSYGNQIGLATTYVREYFHPGFVAKRMELGAVVGAAPKENVVREKPEAGDVIILLGGKTGRDGVGGATGSSKVQTVESVETAGAEVQKGNAIEERKIQRLFRNGDVTRLIKKSNDFGAGGVCVAIGELADGLEIDLDKVPLKYQGLNGTEIAISESQERMAVVVRPEDVDAFVAECNKENIDAVVVATVTEKPNLVMHWNGETIVDLERRFLDTNGVRVVVDAKVVDKDVKLPEERQTSAETLEADTLEVLADLNHASQKGLQTIFDSSVGRSTVNHPLGGRYQITPTEASVQKLPVQHGVTTTASVMAQGFNPYVAEWSPYHGAAYAVIEATARLVAAGANWSKARFSYQEYFERMDKQAERFGQPVSALLGSIEAQIQLGLPSIGGKDSMSGTFEELTVPPTLVAFGVTTADSRKVLSPEFKAAGENIYYIPGQALAQEIDFDLIKSNFAKFEAIQADHKVTSASAVKYGGVVEALALATFGNHIGATVTLENIETALTAQLGGFVFTSPEEISGVAKIGQTAADFTLTVNGVTLDGHKLDSAFQGKLEEVYPTEFAQATELEEVPAVASDAVIKAKETVETPVVYIPVFPGTNSEYDSAKAFEKEGAKVNLVPFVTLNEEAIVKSVDIMVDNIEKANIIFFAGGFSAADEPDGSAKFIVNILLNEKVRAAIDSFIERGGLIIGICNGFQALVKSGLLPYGNFEDASSTSPTLFYNDANQHVAKMVETRIANTNSPWLAGVEVGDIHAIPVSHGEGKFVVTAEEFAELRDNGQIFTQYVDFEGKPSMDSKYNPNGSVNAIEGITSKNGQIIGKMGHSERFEDGLFQNIPGNKDQHLFASAVKYFTGK from the coding sequence ATGGATAAACGTATTTTCGTTGAGAAAAAAGCTGATTTTCGTGTGAAATCTCAGTCTTTAGTAAAAGAATTAAAGCATAATCTTCAGTTGAAAACTTTGAATGATCTTCGTATTGTTCAGGTTTACGATGTCTTTAATTTGGCAGAGGACTTGTTTGCGCGTGCGGAAAAACACATCTTCTCTGAGCAAGTGACTGATACTGTTTTGGACGAGGCTGCGGTTAAGGCTGATCTTGAGAAGTATGCTTTCTTTGCTATCGAAAGTTTGCCTGGTCAATTTGACCAACGTGCAGCATCTTCGCAAGAAGCTTTGCTTTTGCTTGGTAGTTCAAATGATGTCACAGTGAACACAGCGCAACTTTACTTGGTTAACAAGGATATTGATGCGAATGAGTTGGAAGCTGTCAAAAACTACCTTTTGAACCCAGTGGATTCTCGTTTCAAAGATATCACTGTTGGCATTGCTAAACAGGATTTCTCTGAGTCTGACAAGACCATTCCAAGTTTGGATTTCTTTGAAACTTATACGGCAGAAGATTTTTCTAAGTATAAAGCTGAGCAAGGATTGGCAATGGAAGTGGATGACCTTCTCTTCATTCAAGATTACTTCAAGTCTATTGGACGTGTGCCAACTGAGACTGAGTTGAAGGTTTTGGATACCTACTGGTCTGACCACTGCCGTCATACAACTTTCGAGACTGAGTTGAAAAACATCGACTTCTCAGCTTCTAAATTTGAAAAACAATTGCAAGCGACTTACGACAAGTATATTGCCATGCGTGATGAGTTGGGACGTACAGAAAAACCTCAAACCTTGATGGATATGGCGACTATTTTTGGACGTTATGAGCGTGCCAATGGTCGTTTGGATGACATGGAAGTATCTGATGAAATCAATGCCTGCTCAGTTGAAATTGAAGTGGATGTCAATGGTGTGAAAGAACCATGGCTTCTCATGTTCAAGAACGAAACTCACAACCACCCAACTGAAATCGAACCATTTGGTGGAGCGGCTACTTGTATCGGTGGTGCCATTCGTGACCCATTGTCAGGTCGTTCATACGTTTACCAAGCTATGCGTATCTCAGGTGCTGGTGATATTACAACACCAATTGCTGAAACTCGTGCTGGTAAATTGCCACAACAAGTGATTTCTAAAACAGCGGCACACGGTTATTCTTCATACGGTAACCAAATTGGTTTGGCAACAACTTATGTTCGTGAATACTTCCACCCAGGTTTCGTTGCTAAGCGTATGGAGCTAGGTGCAGTTGTCGGTGCGGCTCCTAAGGAAAATGTTGTCCGTGAGAAACCTGAAGCAGGTGATGTGATTATCTTGCTCGGTGGTAAGACTGGACGTGATGGTGTCGGTGGTGCGACAGGTTCTTCTAAAGTTCAAACGGTTGAATCTGTTGAAACAGCTGGTGCTGAGGTTCAAAAAGGGAATGCCATCGAAGAACGTAAGATTCAACGTCTTTTCCGTAATGGGGATGTGACACGTCTGATCAAGAAATCAAATGACTTTGGTGCTGGTGGTGTCTGTGTGGCTATCGGTGAATTGGCAGATGGTCTTGAAATTGATCTAGACAAAGTGCCATTGAAATACCAAGGTTTGAACGGTACAGAAATTGCCATCTCTGAATCTCAAGAACGTATGGCCGTAGTGGTTCGTCCAGAAGATGTAGATGCCTTCGTTGCTGAATGTAACAAAGAAAATATTGATGCTGTTGTTGTTGCGACAGTGACTGAAAAACCAAATCTTGTCATGCACTGGAATGGTGAAACCATCGTTGATTTGGAACGTCGTTTCCTTGATACAAACGGTGTACGTGTGGTTGTAGATGCTAAGGTGGTTGACAAGGATGTCAAGCTTCCAGAAGAACGTCAAACATCTGCTGAAACCCTTGAAGCTGATACTCTTGAAGTCTTGGCTGACCTTAACCATGCCAGTCAAAAAGGTTTACAAACCATCTTTGATAGTTCAGTTGGTCGTTCAACAGTCAATCATCCACTCGGTGGTCGCTACCAAATCACACCAACGGAAGCTTCTGTACAGAAATTGCCAGTCCAACATGGCGTGACAACAACTGCTTCTGTTATGGCGCAAGGATTCAACCCTTATGTAGCAGAATGGTCTCCATATCATGGCGCTGCCTATGCAGTAATCGAAGCAACAGCTCGTTTGGTTGCTGCTGGTGCAAACTGGTCTAAGGCTCGCTTCTCTTATCAGGAATACTTCGAGCGTATGGATAAACAAGCGGAGCGCTTTGGTCAACCAGTATCAGCTCTCCTTGGATCAATCGAAGCTCAGATTCAACTTGGTTTGCCATCTATCGGTGGTAAAGACTCTATGTCTGGTACCTTTGAAGAATTGACAGTACCACCAACCTTGGTTGCTTTTGGGGTAACAACTGCGGATAGCCGTAAGGTTCTTTCTCCAGAATTCAAAGCTGCGGGTGAAAATATTTACTACATTCCTGGTCAAGCTTTGGCACAAGAAATTGACTTTGATCTCATCAAGTCTAACTTTGCTAAGTTTGAAGCCATCCAAGCTGACCATAAAGTCACATCTGCATCAGCTGTCAAATATGGTGGTGTCGTTGAAGCACTTGCCCTTGCAACATTTGGTAACCATATTGGTGCCACTGTAACCCTTGAAAATATTGAGACTGCCTTGACAGCTCAATTGGGTGGATTCGTCTTCACATCTCCGGAAGAGATTTCAGGTGTTGCCAAGATTGGACAAACAGCAGCTGACTTTACACTTACTGTCAATGGTGTAACGCTTGATGGACACAAACTTGACAGTGCCTTCCAAGGTAAATTGGAAGAGGTTTACCCAACGGAATTTGCACAAGCAACTGAGTTGGAAGAAGTACCAGCTGTGGCATCAGATGCTGTGATCAAAGCTAAAGAAACAGTTGAGACACCAGTGGTTTACATTCCAGTATTCCCAGGTACTAACTCTGAGTACGATTCAGCTAAGGCCTTTGAAAAAGAAGGTGCAAAAGTTAACTTGGTACCATTTGTAACACTTAATGAAGAAGCTATTGTCAAGTCTGTTGACATCATGGTTGACAATATCGAAAAAGCTAACATTATCTTCTTTGCAGGTGGCTTCTCAGCAGCGGATGAACCAGATGGATCAGCTAAATTTATCGTTAACATCTTGCTTAATGAAAAAGTACGTGCAGCTATTGATAGCTTCATCGAACGTGGTGGTTTGATTATTGGTATCTGTAACGGATTCCAAGCCCTTGTTAAATCAGGTCTTCTTCCATACGGTAACTTTGAAGATGCAAGCAGCACGAGTCCAACACTCTTCTACAATGATGCCAACCAACACGTGGCTAAGATGGTTGAAACACGTATTGCCAACACGAACTCACCATGGCTTGCTGGAGTAGAAGTTGGTGACATCCATGCCATCCCAGTATCACACGGTGAAGGTAAATTTGTCGTGACAGCTGAGGAATTTGCAGAGCTTCGTGACAATGGTCAAATCTTTACCCAATATGTTGACTTCGAAGGTAAACCAAGCATGGATTCTAAATACAATCCTAACGGATCTGTGAATGCTATTGAAGGTATCACAAGTAAGAACGGTCAAATTATTGGTAAGATGGGTCACTCAGAACGTTTCGAAGACGGTCTCTTCCAAAATATTCCAGGAAATAAAGACCAACACCTCTTTGCGTCAGCGGTTAAATACTTTACTGGAAAATAA
- the purF gene encoding amidophosphoribosyltransferase, translating into MTYEVKSLNEECGVFGIWGHPDAAKLTYFGLHSLQHRGQEGAGILSNDAGQLKRHRDMGLLSEVFRDPANLDKLTGTAAIGHVRYATAGEASVDNIQPFMFKFHDGQLGLAHNGNLTNAESLRHELEKNGAILNSTSDSEILAHLIRRSHNPSFMGKVKEALSTVKGGFAYLLMIEDKLIAALDPNGFRPLSLGKMSNGAIVVSSETCAFEGVGAEWIRDVNPGEVVIIDDNGITYDTYTTDTQLAVCSMEYIYFARPDSNIQGVNVHTARKRMGAQLAREFKHEADIVVGVPNSSLSAAMGFAEESGLPNEMGLIKNQYTQRTFIQPTQELREQGVRMKLSAVSGVVKGKRVVMIDDSIVRGTTSRRIVNLLKEAGATEVHVAIGSPALAYPCFYGIDIQTRKELIAANHTVEETREIIGADSLTYLSIDGLIDSIGIDTDAPNGGLCVAYFDGKYPTPLYDYEERYLESLKEHTSFY; encoded by the coding sequence ATGACATACGAAGTTAAATCTCTTAATGAAGAATGTGGTGTTTTTGGTATCTGGGGTCACCCGGATGCTGCCAAATTAACTTATTTCGGACTTCACAGTCTCCAACACCGTGGTCAAGAGGGAGCAGGAATTCTCTCAAATGATGCGGGTCAATTGAAGCGTCATCGTGATATGGGGCTTCTCTCAGAAGTTTTCCGTGATCCAGCCAACTTGGATAAGCTAACTGGAACGGCTGCTATCGGTCATGTTCGTTATGCGACTGCTGGTGAAGCTTCTGTAGACAATATTCAACCATTCATGTTTAAGTTTCACGATGGACAGCTTGGTCTTGCTCATAATGGGAATTTGACTAATGCAGAGTCACTAAGACATGAGTTGGAGAAAAATGGAGCTATCTTAAACTCAACTTCTGACTCAGAAATCTTAGCTCACTTGATTCGCCGTAGCCACAACCCATCATTCATGGGTAAAGTAAAAGAAGCTCTGAGCACTGTTAAAGGTGGATTTGCTTATCTTCTTATGATTGAGGACAAGCTTATTGCAGCTTTGGATCCAAATGGCTTCCGTCCCCTTTCTCTTGGTAAGATGAGCAATGGTGCTATCGTGGTTTCATCTGAAACATGTGCCTTTGAGGGTGTTGGTGCAGAATGGATTCGGGATGTAAATCCAGGTGAGGTTGTTATCATCGATGATAATGGCATCACTTACGATACCTATACAACGGATACGCAATTGGCTGTTTGTTCGATGGAGTATATCTACTTTGCCCGTCCTGATTCAAATATCCAAGGGGTCAATGTCCATACAGCTCGTAAACGTATGGGTGCTCAATTGGCACGTGAGTTCAAACATGAAGCAGATATTGTCGTTGGTGTGCCTAATTCATCACTTAGCGCAGCCATGGGATTTGCGGAAGAATCAGGCTTGCCAAATGAAATGGGCTTGATTAAAAACCAATACACCCAACGTACCTTTATCCAACCAACACAAGAATTGCGTGAGCAAGGGGTTCGTATGAAGCTCTCTGCCGTATCAGGTGTTGTTAAAGGAAAACGTGTGGTTATGATTGACGACTCTATTGTACGTGGGACAACATCACGTCGTATCGTTAATTTGCTAAAAGAAGCAGGAGCAACAGAGGTCCACGTAGCAATCGGTAGCCCAGCCCTTGCCTACCCATGTTTCTACGGTATCGATATTCAAACACGTAAGGAATTGATTGCGGCCAATCATACAGTTGAGGAAACACGCGAAATCATTGGAGCGGATAGCTTGACTTACTTGTCTATTGATGGCTTGATTGATTCTATTGGAATTGACACAGATGCACCAAACGGTGGCCTTTGTGTGGCTTACTTTGATGGTAAATATCCAACACCATTGTATGACTACGAAGAACGCTATTTGGAAAGTTTGAAAGAACATACCTCTTTCTATTAA
- the purM gene encoding phosphoribosylformylglycinamidine cyclo-ligase, with translation MTNKNAYAQSGVDVEAGYEVVERIKKHVARTERAGVMGALGGFGGMFDLSKTGVKEPVLISGTDGVGTKLMLAIKYDKHDTIGQDCVAMCVNDIIAAGAEPLYFLDYVATGKNEPAKLEQVVAGVAEGCVQAGAALIGGETAEMPGMYGEDDYDLAGFAVGIAEKSQIIDGSKVAEGDVLLGLASSGIHSNGYSLVRRVFANYTGEEVLPELEGKKLKDVLLEPTRIYVKAALPLIKEELVNGIAHITGGGFIENVPRMFSDDLAAEIDESKVPVLPIFKALEKYGEIKHEEMFEIFNMGIGLMLAVKPENVERVKELLDEPVYEIGRIVKKDGASVVIK, from the coding sequence ATGACAAATAAAAATGCTTACGCTCAATCGGGTGTGGATGTTGAAGCAGGTTATGAAGTTGTTGAACGTATCAAAAAACACGTTGCCCGTACAGAGCGTGCAGGTGTCATGGGAGCTCTCGGTGGCTTCGGTGGTATGTTCGACCTTTCAAAAACAGGTGTCAAAGAGCCTGTTTTGATCTCAGGTACAGATGGTGTCGGTACTAAACTCATGCTTGCTATTAAGTACGACAAACACGATACTATCGGTCAAGACTGTGTCGCTATGTGTGTTAACGATATCATCGCTGCAGGTGCTGAGCCCCTTTACTTCCTTGACTACGTAGCAACTGGTAAAAATGAACCAGCTAAATTGGAGCAGGTTGTTGCTGGTGTTGCTGAAGGTTGTGTGCAAGCTGGTGCAGCCCTTATTGGTGGTGAAACTGCTGAAATGCCTGGTATGTATGGTGAAGACGACTATGATTTGGCAGGTTTCGCGGTAGGTATCGCAGAAAAATCTCAAATCATCGACGGCTCAAAAGTAGCTGAAGGTGATGTGCTTCTTGGACTTGCTTCAAGCGGTATCCACTCCAACGGTTACTCACTCGTGCGTCGTGTATTTGCTAATTACACAGGGGAAGAAGTTCTCCCAGAGCTTGAAGGCAAAAAACTTAAAGACGTTCTTCTTGAACCAACTCGTATCTACGTCAAAGCAGCTTTGCCACTCATCAAAGAAGAATTGGTTAACGGTATTGCCCACATCACAGGTGGTGGTTTCATCGAAAATGTACCACGTATGTTCTCAGATGACTTGGCTGCTGAAATTGATGAAAGCAAAGTGCCAGTTCTTCCAATTTTTAAAGCCCTTGAAAAATATGGTGAAATCAAACATGAAGAAATGTTTGAAATCTTCAACATGGGTATTGGTCTCATGCTTGCGGTTAAACCAGAAAATGTTGAACGTGTCAAAGAACTTCTTGACGAACCTGTTTATGAAATTGGTCGTATTGTGAAGAAAGATGGCGCAAGTGTGGTGATAAAATAA
- the purN gene encoding phosphoribosylglycinamide formyltransferase: protein MKIAVFASGNGSNFQVIAEQFPVEFVFSDHRDAYVLERAKNLGVTSHAFELKEFDNKTAYEEAIVKLLDEHQIDLVCLAGYMKIVGPTLLAAYEGRIINIHPAYLPEFPGAHGIEDAWNAGVDQSGVTIHWVDSGVDTGKVIKQVRVPRLEGDTLDTFETRIHETEYKLYPEVLDSLGVARK, encoded by the coding sequence ATGAAGATTGCTGTTTTTGCCTCTGGCAACGGCTCAAACTTTCAGGTGATTGCGGAACAATTTCCAGTAGAATTTGTTTTTTCAGATCACCGTGATGCCTATGTCTTAGAACGTGCCAAGAATCTTGGTGTGACTAGCCATGCCTTTGAGCTCAAGGAATTTGACAATAAAACGGCTTATGAAGAAGCTATCGTCAAACTCTTGGATGAACACCAGATTGATTTGGTTTGCTTGGCGGGTTATATGAAAATCGTTGGCCCAACCTTGCTGGCAGCTTATGAAGGTCGTATCATAAATATCCACCCGGCTTATCTTCCTGAATTTCCAGGTGCTCATGGCATTGAGGATGCTTGGAATGCAGGTGTTGACCAGTCTGGTGTGACTATTCACTGGGTGGATTCTGGTGTTGATACCGGTAAGGTTATCAAACAAGTCCGTGTGCCACGCCTTGAAGGTGATACCCTTGATACTTTCGAAACTCGTATCCACGAAACAGAGTACAAGCTCTATCCAGAAGTCTTGGATAGTTTGGGAGTTGCACGAAAATAA
- the purH gene encoding bifunctional phosphoribosylaminoimidazolecarboxamide formyltransferase/IMP cyclohydrolase codes for MTKRALISVSDKAGIVEFAQELKKLGWDIISTGGTKVALDNAGVDTIAIDDVTGFPEMMDGRVKTLHPNIHGGLLARRDLDSHLQAAKDNNIELIDLVVVNLYPFKETILKPDVTYADAVENIDIGGPSMLRSAAKNHASVTVVVDPADYAVVLDELSANGETSYETRQRLAAKVYRHTASYDALIAEYFTAQVGETKPEKLTLTYDLKQPMRYGENPQQDADFYQKGLPTAYSIASAKQLNGKELSFNNIRDADAAIRIIRDFKDRPTVVALKHMNPCGIGQAADIETAWDYAYEADPVSIFGGIVVLNREVDAATAKKMHGVFLEIIIAPSYTDEALEILTTKKKNLRILELPFDAQDASEVEAEYTGVVGGLLVQNQDVVKESPADWQVVTKRQPTETEATALEFAWKAIKYVKSNGIIVTNDHMTLGVGPGQTNRVASVRIAIEQAKDRLDGAVLASDAFFPFADNVEEIAKAGIKAIIQPGGSVRDQESIEAADKHGLTMIFTGVRHFRH; via the coding sequence ATGACTAAACGAGCACTTATTTCAGTCTCAGACAAAGCGGGCATTGTTGAATTTGCCCAAGAACTCAAGAAACTTGGTTGGGATATCATCTCAACAGGTGGGACCAAAGTTGCCCTTGATAATGCTGGGGTAGACACCATTGCCATCGATGATGTGACTGGTTTCCCAGAAATGATGGACGGTCGTGTGAAGACTCTCCACCCAAATATCCATGGTGGTCTCCTCGCTCGTCGTGACCTCGATAGCCACCTCCAAGCGGCTAAGGATAATAATATCGAACTTATCGACCTTGTTGTGGTAAACCTTTACCCATTCAAGGAAACCATCCTCAAACCAGACGTAACTTATGCTGATGCGGTTGAAAACATCGATATCGGTGGGCCATCTATGCTTCGTTCAGCAGCTAAAAACCACGCTAGCGTAACAGTTGTGGTAGACCCTGCTGACTATGCTGTTGTTCTTGACGAATTGTCAGCAAACGGCGAAACAAGTTACGAAACTCGTCAACGTTTGGCAGCAAAAGTATACCGTCACACAGCTTCATACGACGCTTTGATTGCGGAATACTTCACAGCTCAAGTGGGTGAAACAAAACCTGAAAAACTCACTTTGACTTATGACCTCAAACAACCAATGCGTTACGGTGAAAACCCTCAACAAGACGCAGACTTCTACCAAAAAGGTTTGCCAACGGCTTACTCAATTGCTTCAGCTAAGCAGCTTAACGGTAAAGAATTGTCATTCAACAATATCCGTGACGCTGATGCCGCTATCCGTATCATCCGTGATTTCAAAGACCGTCCAACAGTTGTGGCTCTCAAACACATGAACCCATGTGGTATCGGTCAAGCTGCTGACATTGAAACAGCTTGGGACTATGCTTATGAAGCAGACCCAGTATCAATCTTTGGTGGTATTGTAGTCCTCAACCGTGAAGTTGATGCTGCGACAGCTAAGAAAATGCACGGTGTCTTCCTTGAAATCATCATTGCACCAAGCTACACAGACGAAGCTCTTGAAATCTTGACAACTAAGAAGAAAAACTTGCGTATCCTTGAGTTGCCATTTGATGCTCAAGACGCCAGCGAAGTAGAAGCAGAATACACTGGTGTTGTTGGTGGTCTCCTCGTTCAAAACCAAGACGTCGTCAAAGAAAGTCCAGCTGACTGGCAAGTGGTTACTAAACGCCAACCAACTGAGACAGAAGCGACAGCTCTTGAGTTTGCTTGGAAAGCTATCAAGTATGTCAAATCAAATGGTATCATCGTGACTAACGACCACATGACACTTGGTGTTGGCCCAGGTCAGACTAACCGTGTGGCTTCAGTCCGTATCGCCATTGAGCAGGCTAAAGACCGTCTTGATGGTGCTGTTCTTGCTTCAGATGCCTTCTTCCCATTTGCAGATAACGTGGAAGAAATCGCTAAAGCAGGTATTAAAGCAATCATCCAACCGGGTGGATCAGTACGTGACCAAGAGTCAATCGAAGCTGCGGATAAACATGGTTTGACAATGATCTTTACAGGCGTTCGTCACTTCCGTCATTAA
- the purD gene encoding phosphoribosylamine--glycine ligase has product MKLLVVGSGGREHAIAKKLLESKDVEQVFVAPGNDGMTLDGLDLINIGISEHSNLIDFAKANDIAWTFIGPDDALAAGIVDDFNAAGLKAFGPTKAAAELEWSKDFAKEIMVKYDVPTAAYSTFSDFEEAKAYIEEKGAPIVVKADGLALGKGVVVAETVEQAVEAAHEMLLDNKFGDSGARVVIEEFLDGEEFSLFAFVNGDKFYIMPTAQDHKRAYDGDKGPNTGGMGAYAPVPHLPQSVVDTAVDTIVKPVLEGMIKEGRPYTGVLYAGLILTADGPKVIEFNSRFGDPETQIILPRLTSDFAQNITDILEGKEPAITWTDKGVTLGVVVASNGYPLAYEKGVKLPAKTEGDIITYYAGAKFAENGQDLLSNGGRVYMLVTTADTVKDGQNIIYNELNKQNTEGLFYRNDIGSKANK; this is encoded by the coding sequence ATGAAACTTTTGGTTGTTGGTTCTGGTGGTCGTGAACATGCGATTGCCAAGAAATTATTGGAGTCTAAGGACGTTGAGCAAGTTTTCGTGGCTCCTGGTAATGACGGGATGACATTGGACGGTCTTGATTTGATCAATATCGGAATTTCCGAACATTCTAATCTGATTGACTTCGCAAAAGCGAACGATATTGCTTGGACCTTTATCGGTCCAGATGATGCGCTTGCGGCTGGTATCGTAGATGATTTCAATGCGGCAGGACTCAAAGCTTTTGGTCCGACCAAGGCTGCGGCTGAGCTTGAGTGGTCTAAGGATTTTGCTAAGGAAATCATGGTCAAATACGACGTTCCGACAGCAGCCTATAGCACATTTTCAGATTTCGAGGAAGCCAAGGCCTACATCGAGGAAAAAGGCGCTCCAATCGTCGTCAAGGCAGACGGTTTGGCCCTTGGAAAAGGTGTTGTCGTTGCTGAAACGGTTGAGCAAGCCGTCGAAGCTGCTCACGAGATGCTTTTGGACAATAAATTCGGTGATTCAGGTGCGCGTGTGGTCATCGAGGAATTCCTTGACGGGGAAGAGTTCTCTCTCTTTGCCTTTGTCAATGGGGACAAGTTCTACATCATGCCAACGGCTCAGGACCACAAACGTGCTTATGATGGCGACAAGGGTCCTAACACTGGTGGGATGGGGGCTTATGCGCCAGTTCCTCACTTGCCACAGAGCGTGGTTGACACAGCAGTTGACACTATTGTCAAGCCAGTTCTTGAAGGCATGATCAAAGAAGGTCGTCCTTACACTGGTGTCCTTTACGCGGGACTTATCTTGACAGCTGACGGTCCTAAAGTCATCGAGTTCAACTCTCGTTTTGGTGATCCTGAAACGCAAATCATCTTGCCTCGTTTGACATCTGACTTTGCACAAAACATCACTGACATTTTGGAAGGCAAAGAGCCAGCCATCACTTGGACGGACAAGGGAGTGACACTTGGTGTGGTTGTAGCCTCAAACGGCTACCCACTCGCTTATGAGAAGGGTGTCAAGCTCCCAGCCAAGACAGAGGGTGACATCATCACTTACTATGCTGGTGCTAAATTCGCTGAAAATGGCCAAGACCTCCTCTCAAATGGAGGACGTGTCTACATGCTTGTCACAACAGCAGACACCGTCAAAGACGGCCAAAACATTATCTACAACGAACTCAACAAACAAAACACAGAAGGCCTCTTCTACCGAAACGATATCGGTAGCAAGGCTAACAAATAA
- the purE gene encoding 5-(carboxyamino)imidazole ribonucleotide mutase: MKPVISIIMGSKSDWATMQKAAEVLDNFGVAYEKKVVSAHRTPDLMFKHAEEARSRGIKVIIAGAGGAAHLPGMVAAKTTLPVIGVPVKSRALSGVDSLYSIVQMPGGVPVATMAIGEAGATNAALFALRLLSVEDKAIADALANFAEEQGKIAEESTNELN, translated from the coding sequence ATGAAACCAGTAATTTCCATTATCATGGGCTCAAAATCTGACTGGGCAACCATGCAAAAAGCCGCTGAAGTCCTCGACAACTTTGGTGTCGCTTACGAAAAGAAAGTTGTTTCCGCACACCGTACACCGGACCTCATGTTCAAGCATGCCGAAGAAGCACGTAGTCGTGGCATCAAGGTCATCATCGCAGGTGCTGGTGGCGCTGCTCACTTGCCAGGTATGGTTGCTGCTAAAACAACCCTTCCAGTCATTGGTGTTCCAGTCAAATCACGTGCCCTCAGTGGCGTGGATTCGCTCTATTCTATCGTTCAGATGCCAGGTGGTGTTCCAGTCGCAACCATGGCTATCGGTGAAGCTGGTGCGACTAATGCAGCCCTCTTTGCCCTTCGTCTCCTCTCAGTAGAAGACAAGGCCATTGCGGATGCGCTTGCTAACTTTGCTGAAGAACAAGGAAAAATCGCAGAGGAGTCTACAAATGAGCTCAACTAA